Proteins from one Cellulosilyticum lentocellum DSM 5427 genomic window:
- the phnE gene encoding phosphonate ABC transporter, permease protein PhnE, with amino-acid sequence MNAEIKKQLERQPKTWVFQIICALVFVILVAWSSSAVKFTGLAQGGMDIAKNILVGIFTPDPELLFNFTNQGVPYLLLETMCIAFLGTIVGAILAVPIAFLSATNIVPKPVALIGRLIIMAVRTIPAFVYGLMFIRVTGPGPFAGLLTMSLCSIGMVSKMYIESIEDMDIKILESLDACGCTTFQKIRYGILPQLMPDFASTIIYRFDMNLRDATVLGLVGAGGIGAPLIFAMNAYRWNEVGAILAGLIILVLVIEFISGKIRVKLARG; translated from the coding sequence ATGAATGCAGAAATTAAAAAACAATTAGAAAGACAACCTAAAACATGGGTTTTTCAAATCATTTGTGCACTTGTTTTTGTGATTCTTGTGGCTTGGTCTAGTAGTGCAGTTAAGTTTACAGGGCTAGCGCAAGGAGGCATGGATATTGCCAAAAATATTTTAGTTGGTATCTTTACGCCAGATCCAGAGCTATTATTTAACTTTACAAATCAAGGTGTACCGTATCTTTTATTAGAAACAATGTGTATTGCTTTCTTAGGAACAATTGTAGGAGCTATACTTGCTGTGCCAATTGCATTCCTTAGTGCAACAAACATTGTACCGAAGCCTGTTGCCTTAATAGGCCGACTTATTATCATGGCAGTAAGAACAATACCTGCTTTTGTATATGGGCTTATGTTCATTAGGGTAACAGGACCAGGTCCTTTTGCAGGACTTTTAACCATGTCTCTTTGTTCTATAGGAATGGTTTCAAAAATGTATATTGAATCCATTGAAGATATGGATATTAAAATATTAGAGTCATTAGATGCATGTGGATGTACTACCTTCCAAAAAATTAGATATGGGATTTTACCACAACTTATGCCAGACTTTGCATCAACTATTATTTATCGTTTTGATATGAACCTTAGAGATGCTACTGTTCTTGGACTTGTAGGAGCAGGTGGTATCGGTGCACCACTTATTTTTGCTATGAATGCCTATAGATGGAATGAAGTAGGTGCAATTCTAGCAGGTCTTATTATTTTAGTTTTAGTCATCGAATTTATTTCAGGTAAAATCCGTGTTAAACTGGCTAGGGGGTAA